Part of the Flavobacterium alkalisoli genome is shown below.
AGCTGGAATACAGATTATGAATATAGTGTAGGCAGCAGATATATTTTAACCAAATACTGGTCGCTGTCTACCCACTATGATAGTGATATGGGTTTTGGAGCAGGGATTGCCCTTACATATTAAACTTTTAAGTAGAGAAGAATATTTTTAATATTGTTTTTATTGTAGAATTGTGGAATTGTGTGTAGAACGAATCTACAGTTTGGAATGGTTTTATTGTGAAAAAGTAGTTAAAAAGGGCCGGAAATGCTGATGGCACAAGGCTTGCCTTACTGTAACAAGGAAGAACTTTTACTTAAACCTTGTACAATAAGAATATGAAAAACGATACAATTGCCCCAGAGATTTTATATCGCGAAAAAAATGAGACTGATTTCATTTTTTCTGATAATATAAAAACAACAAATGTTAGTGAAACCAAATTCTTTAAAAAGCTAAAAAAAACAAATACTGGTAACTTATTAGTTTTGGCTGGCTCTTTTCTTCTTATGATAGGAGCAGCCTTTTTAGTATTTCTCTTAGAGCCTGATTTTGAACTCCTACATACAAACAGAATGAGTTCGGTTTTAGGCTTTACCTTAATTATAATAGCGATAGCACTATTCATTTTTAAAGGAAGTTTCTTTCTGTTTAACGCATTCCTGTATTTTAAATACAGATCGATTAAATCAGTATCGGACGAGCAGCTTCCGACTACTACTGTTATTGTTCCCGCTTACAATGAAGGAAGGCTGGTTTATGATACATTATTAAGTATAGCTGCAAGTGATTTTCCGGAAGGTAAATTACAACTGCTTGCCATTGATGACGGTAGTAAAGACGATACCTGGCAATGGATGTTAAAAGCAAAAGAAGAGCTGGGAGACAGAGTTTCGGTTTATCAGCAGCCTAAAAATATGGGTAAACGCCATGCTTTATATCGTGGTTTTAAAATGGGTACAGGAGAGATTTTTGTGACTATAGACAGTGACTCAATAGTTAAACCGGATACACTTCGCAACATGGTAAGTCCTTTTGTAGTTAACGAAAAATGTGGCGCTGTAGCAGGGAACGTAAGGGTACTTAACAATAAAAAAGCCATTATTCCAAAAATGCTTAATGTGAGCTTTGTACTTAGTTTTGAGTTCATGCGCTCTGCAGAGAGTATGTTAGGTTCTGTACTTTGTACTCCCGGAGCACTTTCGGCCTATAGAGGTAAAGCAGTATTCGCATGTCTTGATGAGTGGATCAATCAGACATTCATGGGGCAACCATCAGATATTGGTGAAGACCGTGCCATGACAAATATGATATTAAGACAGGGGTATGAGGTTAGGTTCCAGAGAAACGCTTATGTGTTTACTAATGTACCCGAAAAATATAAAGGATTGTACAAAATGTTTATACGATGGGGAAGGAGCAACGTTCGCGAAAACATTATGATGGCAAAATTTGTATTTAAAGATTTTAGGGAAGGTTCTAAAGCCGGTACAAGATTATTGTTTGTAAACCAGTGGTTAAAGCTTATAATGGCTTACCCGTTAATAGTGGCAATGTTTGTTTTTATAGCAATGCACCCTGTACTGTTCTTAAGTTCTACTTTCCTGGGGATACTTATTTATTCAAGTTTTCCGGTATTATTTTATGCGAAAAGACATAACGTGTCCGAATCGTTTTGGGCATATTCCTATAGTATTTTATACACCTTTGGTTTGTTTTGGATAACCCCTTATGCAATTGCTACTGCAAGCAGAAGAGGTTGGTTAACGCGAGGATAATAACTTGTAACATATTATCCGGCAATGTTGGAAGCCTGCTTATTATAAGCAGGCTTTTATTTTATCAATATTTATACTTCAGAAGGATCAATCCCCTCTTTTATTAATTTTCCGTAGTATTTATAGTTGAGGTAGCTAATTTCTATAGAAAGAATAGATACTATTAAAACAAGATACCAGGTGACAGAGATATTAAGCTCTACCAGAGAGAGTATAAAAAATGTAACAGACGTAACTAAAAGAGAAAAACGCATTGGCTTTTTCAGGGTATCAAAAACCTCAGGATATTCCAGTAATTCCATAATAAGGAAAATACAGAATAAAAATACAGCTATTCCAAAACCAAGTATTTGTTGCAGGTTATAAGTAAAGTCATTTTCGGCTAAAAAAGCGGGTAGGGCAGCAGCGATAAACCCAAGTGCTATAAGTGTTGGTATGTAGAGTATTTCCAATAGGGAGGCCCTGGCCAACCCCTTTTTGACCTCTCTTGAAGATACAAATGTGAAAAATATCCACCAAATTGCAAAGACCGCCGAAATGCCAATCGCAAAATTTATCCAGCTTGTAAAAGTTAAAGTTTCAATCTCACCTATACCGTTTACTACACCTAATACCAGTTCGCCAAAAATAATAATGGTAAATAACCCTAAGCGCTCAAACATACTGGAAGATAAGTCGAGGCGTTGAGACGAACGCAATAAAAGTTTATGGGCAATAAAAGGCGGAATATAATTACATATAAGAACTAGCGGAAATAGTAGCCTTAACCAATAATGTGAAACAGATAATGATATTCCCATTAAGCAAAAAGCAATAAGGAAAAGGGTAGTGTAGGGCCAGCTGTATTTTCGGTGCGATTTGTCATATAGCCCCACGCTCCACCATTGGTAGGTAATATAAAGCTGCATAATCATGAAAATTATAGTTACCAATGTATAATTTTCGTTTGTTTTGTTGATAGCTATCGATAGGGCAGCAATAATTATCATTTGCCAAAGCATCATCAGTCTTGTACGTAGTCCCTGATTTCCGTGAAGATCGTGATGCAGACTACCGTTAAGCCACCCCCAAAAGATTAATGAAAACAGACATATATTTTCAATAAACCCTTCAAAACTCATATTGTGGGATAGATGATGTGTAATACGGGCTATGGCAATTACATATACAAGGTCATAAAACAGTTCAAGCCAACTAACCCTGCGTTTATCCTGTTTCGGATTAAAATCTTTAGGAGGCCCCCACCAGATAGAGATATTCTTTTTTAATTCCATAGAGTCTGTTGAAATTTAAATAGTGTAGGAAAGAGTTTCTGTTTATTTAAAATTTAATCACTGCTAAATTTATAGAATAATTGTTAACGGATAATTGTTTCCTGTTGATTTTCAGTATAGTTGTGAAATTGCCTTTTTCGTAATTTCTTCGGTTTTTACTTGATTTTTATGGTAGTTAATATTTTTTTTTCCTTTTAAAATAAGCTGTTTTTAAGATAAAATATTAGCAATGTTTTAAAATTAAAGAGCTATTTAGGTGTTTTTTGAATTAATTTTTTAAAAGTGGATATTTCTTTATAAATGTAACATTCGTAATAAAATTTGTTTTTTTTTAATAAAAAGCCAAATATAAAATTTAGATAAATTATTTTCGGGACCTAATCTATAACTACCACTATCATGAAAAAATTTACTTTATTTTTTTTCATGTCATTATTAACGCTGTGCAGTTACGCACAAGGAATTGATCCGGCTGAAGGATTTGAAGGTACAACCTTCCCTCCGACAGGCTGGACAAGGCATAATAATGGCATTGGAATGTCCCAGCAATGGAAGCAAACTCTGGATGATCCGTCCTATCCTTTCCCTCCTAATTTAGGTGGAAGTTTTGCAGCTATCATTGACCGTGAAAATGTGCCAGACGATGGTGACCCGGCAAAAGACTGGTTAGTAACTCTTCCTTTTGAAATGCCTGCAAACGGGCAGTTACGTTTTTGGTCAAGGCTTACTCTTAATGGTAACCAGGGAACCATTTACAAAATTTTAATGGCACCGGCTGGTGCAGACCTTACAGATTTAGCTTCTTTTACAGTTATTCAAACTTATACAGAAGCTTTAATTAACCCAGTTCAGCAAGAGTATAATGAAATTGTATTAAGCTTACCGGGCACTGTTGGTCAAAACTATCATGTTGCTTTCCTTATGGAAGGTGACTTTCAGGATCGTTGGTTAATTGACGATGTAAGTATTGTTGAACAGTGTTTACCTCCTACAGATTTAACCGCCACTGATGTTACAGATACATCAGCGACATTATCGTGGACAGGTGCTGCAGCTCAATATGAAATTGAAGTTATGCCGGTTACTGATGCTCCTGATGGTTCTGGAGATATTGTTGACGGTAATTCAACTACTGTTTCTCCATTACTTCCTACAACTCCTTACAAATATTATGTAAGATCTGTGTGTGGTACTGGTAATACTAGTGATTGGGCAGGGCCTTACAGCTTTAATACATCTCCGGGTAATGATGAATGTGCCGATGCAACCGTATTAACGGTTAACCCAACAAATATTTGTACAGTAACTACACCGGGGACTATAAATGGTGGTTCGGCCTCGGCTGAAACAACTACCTGTACAGGTACACCAAATGATGACGTATGGTTTACCTTTGTGGCTACAAATACATCTCATATAATCGACCTTATTAACATTACAGGCGGAACCACTAACCTTGTTCACGTTGTATATGAAGGAACAAGCTGCGGGACAATGACCCAGCTTTATTGTAGTGACCCTAATACAAGTACTGCAACAGGATTAACGGTTGGTAATACTTATTATGTAAGGGTATATTCCTGGACTTCGGCTGCTAACCAAACTACAGCATTTGATGTATGTTTAGGTACACCGCCACCGCCACCTGCAAATGACGAATGTGCGACAGCTACTTCTGTTCCTGTTAATTCAGATTTAAGTT
Proteins encoded:
- a CDS encoding glycosyltransferase — encoded protein: MKNDTIAPEILYREKNETDFIFSDNIKTTNVSETKFFKKLKKTNTGNLLVLAGSFLLMIGAAFLVFLLEPDFELLHTNRMSSVLGFTLIIIAIALFIFKGSFFLFNAFLYFKYRSIKSVSDEQLPTTTVIVPAYNEGRLVYDTLLSIAASDFPEGKLQLLAIDDGSKDDTWQWMLKAKEELGDRVSVYQQPKNMGKRHALYRGFKMGTGEIFVTIDSDSIVKPDTLRNMVSPFVVNEKCGAVAGNVRVLNNKKAIIPKMLNVSFVLSFEFMRSAESMLGSVLCTPGALSAYRGKAVFACLDEWINQTFMGQPSDIGEDRAMTNMILRQGYEVRFQRNAYVFTNVPEKYKGLYKMFIRWGRSNVRENIMMAKFVFKDFREGSKAGTRLLFVNQWLKLIMAYPLIVAMFVFIAMHPVLFLSSTFLGILIYSSFPVLFYAKRHNVSESFWAYSYSILYTFGLFWITPYAIATASRRGWLTRG
- a CDS encoding low temperature requirement protein A codes for the protein MELKKNISIWWGPPKDFNPKQDKRRVSWLELFYDLVYVIAIARITHHLSHNMSFEGFIENICLFSLIFWGWLNGSLHHDLHGNQGLRTRLMMLWQMIIIAALSIAINKTNENYTLVTIIFMIMQLYITYQWWSVGLYDKSHRKYSWPYTTLFLIAFCLMGISLSVSHYWLRLLFPLVLICNYIPPFIAHKLLLRSSQRLDLSSSMFERLGLFTIIIFGELVLGVVNGIGEIETLTFTSWINFAIGISAVFAIWWIFFTFVSSREVKKGLARASLLEILYIPTLIALGFIAAALPAFLAENDFTYNLQQILGFGIAVFLFCIFLIMELLEYPEVFDTLKKPMRFSLLVTSVTFFILSLVELNISVTWYLVLIVSILSIEISYLNYKYYGKLIKEGIDPSEV